ctcttctggatggacagcatatgagtcaacttctcatcagtgactctctctagctggagctgtgtctcaagtagcttttcctcgagctcctgtatcttgagcagcagtgagctcttctcagtatgcagactgttcaaatcattaacttgctgctttcggccttccctcagcttctcaaactctttgcagagagttttgtatgcttccttgagctctacctcattctcactatgctccgaataataagagtcttcttcttcaatataaggggccacaaaagccagaaatttgtcagactctggagcatcttcttcggactcatcactgagagtcacattgaaagccttccccttgcccttcttgagattcccgcaatcggccaggatatgcccatagcctgagcattcaaaacatcggggtcctctgggatctttctcatcctctggttcagcttctctaagaggtttcttggctttttcagaaaacttcttcttgaaccgatcatctttcattagtcttctgaaatttttggcaagcatcgccacagccttttcttcatcctcagattcttcttcagaggaggcttctaccttcttcttggaagccttaagagcaatggtctttaatttcttgaccgggggcagagacagctcatatgtttgaagagatccaaccagctcttcaatcttcatttcttctagatccttACTTTCCTCAATAGTCATTACCTTAATcttgaaacgctcgggcaaagatctgagaattttttggatgagttttacatccgagataggtttcccaagactcaccatggagttccttaggtcacttattttggagtaaaactctccaaatgtctcttcctctaacatcttaatttcttcaaattttgaaatcaacatctgaagtttggcagattttacaagttttgtgccttcatatgttgtttccaaaatttgccatgctgctttggctgattcgcaatttgaaattttggcaaattcagatggagaaagtgcttggcatagagcatggagggctttgtcatttgaaagacgagcgttcttttgagggacagttcaggtgttgtatcctttggtttagtccaaccagtctcaacaataccccaacagtcaataaatttcaaaaagaaacgcatacgtgccttccaatagccatagttcgagccatcaaaggtaggaacagaattaagagtttgagacataataaagatagaagtcaaatattaaaaacactcaagaaattaatcttctcagagtgtaccaagctctgataccaattgaaaaattgaaatgacttctaaaagtaaagtgtgtgcataagtgtcaacaaaaattaaagcacagcggaaagtaaatgacacagatatttttgttgacgaagtggaaactcagttaagagaaaaaccactccggggcagccaaacccaggaattccactattcagaagacaaagctagatacaagacagtaacactcacatgtaccgatgcagtggtcgtaccttgatctctgacgtgtaacccaacacgaacgcttcccaaccaggttcacctacctgaaggggtcttcaatggaactccttaccttagagccgacctctaagatagacttcggtttgcagcacagcacacttgaaaaatggctttagaggagatatcacgtctttgagctctaatggaattcacaccgaattcttgcagctctaagtgcccaaggacccctatttataggatgggggtcagaatgggcgtcaggcaaattttgcctgggagccgtccggacggtggaccatggccgtccggacggacaactatgcgacaggattttctgatatttttacagagaaatctttcctctataagaacatcgtccggacgggatggttcGATCGTCCGGAAGGACGCACGTcctctgcaagtaatttccataacaggcttcgcccgtccagaccatggggcaggagtgtccggacggctaaacatcaacacgcaatttccatatctgatacgcgtgcgtccggaccatgagagggatacgtctggacgattgaagtcgaatcgtcagttaccatatacgatgcaccagcgtccggaccacagttgtcagatgtccggacggttcattttgaactgtgattcttgccttacggagatacacgtccggacgggataccacatcgtccggacggttgattgatcttccctttcttgaaacttggaaagaatcagtgatccgttcaagaactgataggcgtctggatgtgctgctgaaacgtccagacagagcaagtttgcacagaagcttctcgatacgaagtagatgtccggacagaagaagcacgtcgtccggacaggtgatgcttgtctgtctgatgtccggacggagtgacacatcgtccggacggatggaacagtagacagatgggcgtccggacgggatgacacatcgtccagacggctgacagggaactttgtaattcttcttacttcactctgaaaagtggaatccctgtttgccgcatcatttacacataagtgattttgtccaaacacagaataaggccaaaatactaacacataccaaccaaagatgggttatactattccattgattgtgtgtatccttttaaaaacgtagctaatccatacctaaggAATACGGGTCGAACCACATCTTAGTAGTTAGgtggacagtccgtgccaactaaagatggattatacttattctttagaggtaatttcttgactactagAGTGAAatgagccctatatcatgcaaagtatgaatttttcttgttaatatatgattgaccattgttatgcggtgagtggtgaaatcaattccctattctttctctcaacacaactctctttatttttatgttttttacttttatgtatttatttttagaaaacaaagaccaaatcaaacatcttttaaattaagttatatttaatctcgaaaaacttgataacaaCTCCTACGtggtccttgaggttcgacaccctctctatagccctatcctacaaggattcgtactattgcgaatggtaatttattattgatctttttgtacacaaaacgaccacatcagggagtattttttgaattgtggtttttctatactctatgtaccctttgtccttttgagacaaaaagggggagtatttttatttttggaccgggattgtttTTAAactagtcaagtgatttttgtcacaGAATAGCCAAAATGGGAGTTcgttagttttgttggcttcattctgttgacaaaatcactatcatgtaatgatGCTATCTTAACAGGGATATTGTATTATGTCAGAAGTTTTCAtttattcagagtttatttctctaatatggaaagggccttattatgacaagtttcaatgtcacaagcttcaagaaggcaatttcagagttccagaaAGATTCTACAAAGtttccaactcagcaaaagtcaaaTCCCTTGTTCCCATCTGGATGGTCCAGTGAAGCGTCTAGACACCCTCCtgtgtcgagaagattctgacatCTCAACGTGGATCCGTCTGGAAgtaagggcaacaccgtccggacactctttACCTCCGTCCAGATGCCGCCTAGAAAAATCCAAATCAGTGGctatttaggtcttctaagcctataaatagaggcatctaggcatgtattatttacagaattcggtattgaattctctaaagcttagagagggtgtttaggtagaaattgtgaagatttgctagctctctaagtcCTACCCAGTGTGTGGTtcttgttcatgtgaagtctagcttagggaggagccctaagttaaaggaatccattgaagaccccttcaattaggagacctggttgggaagcgttcacgttgggttacgtgtcagagtgcaaggttTGATTGCTGCATCAGGTtatatgagtgttactgctttgtcactaactttgtcttctgaatagtggaattcctgggtttgatTGTCCCGAAATGGTTTTTCTCtgaattaagtttccacttcattaacaaaatatttgtcttatttaaattctgcactttgatattttgttacacattgttcacacacacacacggtaaattagaagtctatatTTTTCAAACCTGATAACCAAGCTTTTCAGACACAATTAATTTTTTGCGGTTTGATCAGCTTCTCTGGCAAGATGACATCGTCAATAGAGCTTGATACGTGGAATTTTCTTTCATCAATCCTTCTAGAATTTGCATGAATAAAGGAATCGATTTGTAACTTGTTACTACTACTAACATTATCGTTCTGAAAATTTTATGAGGCTTTTTGCATCCTTGTTGAAAAAACCTTAATTCTATTAGATTGAGTGACTTCCCCCGTTAAATCAGGGCCATACTTCTCATTGAATTGTTGATATATACTATTAATTTTATAGAGGAAGTATATTCTGCTGTTGACCATGGCTAGGGGGCCGGAATACATGGACAAGGTCGTGGCCGAGGTAAAAGCCTCATTTCAACTGCCATACAGTCTTCTGATTCTGTAGTTGATGTTACAGATATCCCGATGATGGTCCCCCTTGGTCAACAGAGTCTTCTGATCACATTCGATCATATGCGGGATTGGATTCACAAGTAGCCGCCCCTACTGAATCCTATAAGTGCTTATGAATTATATGTGTTTTAGATTGtatcttttttgttgttgtcgTCTTTGTGTTTCTTGTGGACATTTTACAAAGTACTTTGCCCGATAGAACTGACTACATTATCATATTTTGAGATAACAGCTACCACGTTTGTTAGACGAGTTAGGGGTAAGACTAAGTGTAAGAAGTTGAATGACATGGTAGTTGTGCATGGTGCCATCCCAATAGAAATCTGTGATAGCCACTGGGCTCCTGTAGGCAAGAATGCATCGTGTTCTAGTCGAAAATCGATGAGATTGTTCGTAGCATGTGCGAACGGCATCATGATTGTTGGACCGTGGTGCCAAATGAACAAAGGATAAGGCACCTGAGCATATTCAAGTATGAGGGATAATGTTTGAGGTAATGTTACTATAAATAACGTGACAAGGCTTTgacaatttttctcttaattattgtCTCAGAGATTCTTTGTAACGACccgttttttacaaaaatgtgtaaatgaaaatttcgatttccatgtgtcattacgacatcatcagagttaaataattggcagcgaaatatatttttttctttaaaaacttaGGAAACATAACAcgcagagctgactgaattacctcattatattaaaatacgatccatgtgttttaatataataaatacacttaaaaaaataacatatatgCCACATGCGGCgcttaata
This DNA window, taken from Alnus glutinosa chromosome 5, dhAlnGlut1.1, whole genome shotgun sequence, encodes the following:
- the LOC133867816 gene encoding uncharacterized protein LOC133867816 — its product is MLISKFEEIKMLEEETFGEFYSKISDLRNSMVSLGKPISDVKLIQKILRSLPERFKIKVMTIEESKDLEEMKIEELVGSLQTYELSLPPVKKLKTIALKASKKKVEASSEEESEDEEKAVAMLAKNFRRLMKDDRFKKKFSEKAKKPLREAEPEDEKDPRGPRCFECSGYGHILADCGNLKKGKGKAFNVTLSDESEEDAPESDKFLAFVAPYIEEEDSYYSEHSENEVELKEAYKTLCKEFEKLREGRKQQVNDLNSLHTEKSSLLLKIQELEEKLLETQLQLERVTDEKLTHMLSIQKSPHDKTGLGYVTSSSDIPSSSKTVFVPPTVPELPPVTEDKQKEKVNDEVPGTQQPHSIRRPPVRHHCGLSGHIRPQCSLLKAQKAKAKKEVPRQAQYCTVPTAQHQTPWHQALWHQASYQAPWGQTPRHQFQAPWSHAPQRQRLQQRFVPANHSGTYKSKPRQLRRPQKKYSGEPPVWMQNMMEWMMQPCQEPPTGSHPGRLGLRRTVTLGGGTDAPSRFGCSCLGFCS